Sequence from the Sulfuracidifex tepidarius genome:
CTAAGGACGCAATAGAAATTCTGGATAGGAGATTGCAGACTACAGCACAAGGTGGGCAATCTCAAAGCATCGAAAGGAGTAATGGAAATGGAGAGGATGATAAAAAGGGGATAACTAGGAATTTAACTCGGAATTTACTTGATCTAGCAATTAACGAGACCGACCTCAAGAACTTCATGTTAAATTTGTCATATCTGGTTGCTAGAAATAAGGGATTTTCACAGAATAACGAGTTAATGTCTTTGTTTAATAAAATACAAGAACTGATACAAAGCGAGAGAAGGAAGAATAAGAATGATAAAGAAATTCTGGAAGAAATTACAGAGTACTTGAAGGGAGTAGTAATGGTAACTTATGTGGTAGAGAAAAGCGATAAAAAGAAGGATATCCTAGACATACTTAAAAAATCAATGGGTGAATAAAAAATGGAGTTACATGCAGCTATAAAATACAGGGAAGTGGTTGAGTTTCAGCTGGAGTCTAAAGAGTTCTTAAGGGTCGGTGGTGTCCCTGGGGCAGACATTGCAGAACCTGATTTACCCGTAATAAAAGGAGCAGACGGAAAACCGTTCATTCCAGGATCCTCAATTAAGGGGGTGATAAGGGCTGAATACACCAGAATGCTATCCTCTATTCCTCCTCAAAAATTAAAGGAAATTATAGGAATAGAAAAGGCAGTAGGGAAAGAGGAGGAGATAATAGAACTTCAGAAGGAAAAAGATACTAATTCCTTACTTGTGGAGGTCGAGAAGTCCATAAACGGAGATAAAGACGCAAAACTAGGTGTAATTGACCTTTTATTTGGGTCTCATTTCTTCGCATCCCCATTATTGTTTACCGACGCTCAAGTCGATAACGGAGCTGTGAAGAGTAGGTTTCACGTGTCTATTGATTTAGACAGGGAAGTTGCTAAGACAGGGGCATTGGTAGAACTAGAGGCCGTTGAGCCTGGATCTAAATTCATTGGAAAGATGATATATAATTCTATAGATACAGGAAACTCGAGTCAAATAGATAGAGCCTTCGAGATATTGAAATCTACGCTAAATAAAACTGAAATCTTTATAGGTGGTTGGAGGAGTAGAGGATATGGACTATGTGAGTTCTCCATCATTAACTCTAAGAAGTACACTCCAATTGATTTGATTTCTGAGAAAAAGTGATGATAATGTCAGATCAAGTTAAATTCTCTAAAATGTTTACTAATGATAGAATTGAGGTTGAAGTCACTAACCTTTCGCCTTTGAGAGTCGGAACGGGTGAAAACAGAGAGA
This genomic interval carries:
- the csx7 gene encoding type III CRISPR-associated RAMP protein Csx7, producing the protein MELHAAIKYREVVEFQLESKEFLRVGGVPGADIAEPDLPVIKGADGKPFIPGSSIKGVIRAEYTRMLSSIPPQKLKEIIGIEKAVGKEEEIIELQKEKDTNSLLVEVEKSINGDKDAKLGVIDLLFGSHFFASPLLFTDAQVDNGAVKSRFHVSIDLDREVAKTGALVELEAVEPGSKFIGKMIYNSIDTGNSSQIDRAFEILKSTLNKTEIFIGGWRSRGYGLCEFSIINSKKYTPIDLISEKK